The Trichoderma atroviride chromosome 5, complete sequence genome contains a region encoding:
- a CDS encoding uncharacterized protein (BUSCO:EOG092D3JAF~TransMembrane:3 (n5-16c21/22o31-50i161-181o201-221i)) translates to MARSTILFGIAGAVAIGSALTILSSLGKRSLLTVVASGIALLVFASTRHIQLLSRRSPNRNARLQVNANSQAVRRPPVDYNLFVLGSGGHTKEMLMMMDDGFHDFTNLHRRYLISSGDAMSENHLEEYEDGLKTLCKSHNSSPGTYDKRIVTRARKVHQPLWSTPVTALLSILDIFPALLVPPDSEAGKKLRYPSRVFSNGPATGFFVALAIHLLKMFYLAPESSMKVVYIESWARISTLSLTGKLLLHTGIADVFVVQHEEVALRYGVQNAGEIVFNSRRLDDIEPSPVKC, encoded by the exons ATGGCTCGCTCTACAATCCTCTTCGGCATCGCTGGTGCCGTCGCCATTGGCTCTGCCTTAACaatcctctcctctcttggAAAGCGCAGTCTCTTGACTGTAGTCGCTTCAGGCATAgccctcctcgtcttcgcctCA ACAAGACACATTCAGCTTCTCTCACGTCGAAGTCCTAACCGAAATGCGAGACTACAGGTGAATGCCAATTCGCAGGCTGTTCGTCGGCCGCCGGTGGACTACAACTTGTTTGTCCTCGGCTCGGGCGGGCACACCAAGGAGATGCTCATGATGATGGACGACGGCTTCCACGACTTTACCAACTTGCATCGCCGCTACCTCATCTCCAGCGGCGACGCCATGTCAGAGAATCACCTCGAAGAGTACGAAGATGGCCTCAAGACTCTGTGCAAATCTCACAACTCTTCACCCGGCACCTACGACAAGCGCATCGTCACTCGCGCCCGCAAAGTCCACCAACCGCTCTGGTCAACGCCCGTTACCGCTCTGCTCAGCATTCTCGACATTTTCCCCGCGCTGCTCGTCCCGCCGGACAGTGAAGCAGGCAAGAAATTGCGGTATCCCAGCCGCGTCTTTTCCAACGGGCCGGCTACGGGATTCTTTGTTGCGCTGGCGATACATTTGCTAAAGATGTTTTACCTTGCTCCGGAGAGCTCCATGAAGGTTGTGTACATTGAATCTTGGGCTCGCATCTCGACGCTGAGTCTGACGGGCAAGTTGCTGTTGCACACTGGCATAGCGGATGTCTTTGTCGTACAGCACGAAGAGGTGGCGCTGCGGTACGGCGTGCAAAACGCTGGAGAAATTGTGTTTAATTCTCGCCGCTTGGATGATATAGAACCAAGCCCCGTCAAATGCTAG
- a CDS encoding mitochondrial 37S ribosomal protein mS23 (BUSCO:EOG092D3SSR), whose translation MGGRQIRPAGVYRAVSEELKHQLMPGYNVPTPPWFAVMNSVPPSETLVRNVTPRHRAPNPNSKAASKPKRLFRPQNIAYPEDALRTSFYKDHPWELARPRVVLELDGKDHQHCDWSKGLRQPGVPLTGESVVQRQLWLMETQNMSKRKAYDIVRREFYRLRQEEEIEKRIAIEEARYVGAYFGKTRLDIGMQLEDNEFENWKIWAGKETANREARASSEIETFGLEDEEVGVEAEAQPVPVTV comes from the exons ATGGGCGGCAGGCAAATCCGCCCCGCGGGCGTCTACCGCGCCGTCAGCGAAGAGCTCAAGCACCAGCTCATGCCCGGCTACAACGTGCCCACGCCGCCCTGGTTCGCCGTCATGAACTCGGTCCCGCCGTCCGAGACGCTCGTGCGAAACGTCACGCCGCGCCACCGCGCGCCAAACCCCAATTCCAAGGCCGCCTCCAAGCCCAAGCGGCTGTTCCGCCCCCAGAATATTGCCTACCCGGAGGATGCGCTGCGGACGAGCTTCTACAAGGACCATCCGTGGGAGCTGGCGAGGCCGAGggtggtgctggagctggacgGCAAGGACCACCAGCATTGCGATTGGAGCAAGGGGCTGAGACAGCCTGGTGTGCCGCTGACGGGTGAAAG CGTGGTCCAACGACAGCTGTGGCTAATGGAAACCCAAAACATGAGCAAGCGCAAAGCATACGACATTGTCCGCCGCGAGTTCTACCGCCTGCgccaggaagaagaaatcgaaAAGAGGATAGCCATCGAAGAGGCCCGCTACGTCGGCGCCTACTTTGGAAAAACGAGGCTGGACATTGGCATGCAGCTCGAGGACAATGAGTTTGAGAACTGGAAGATTTGGGCCGGCAAGGAGACGGCCAACCGGGAGGCCAGGGCGAGCTCCGAGATTGAGACGTTTGGgctggaggatgaggaggtTGGCGTGGAGGCGGAGGCACAGCCTGTGCCGGTGACGGTATGA
- a CDS encoding uncharacterized protein (EggNog:ENOG41~TransMembrane:1 (n3-15c20/21o44-66i)), whose product MGLLIPPPSLLATLITALHARPLQPLPLTLFTPTLLFSSYLNLSGYPTASAGLAAAWSGLYALLALRRRQGLRAKLSIRGVVRGTAVGLGAANCVAGGWVYMHGSKDRDRKAREERNRWGQYDDK is encoded by the exons ATGGGGCT CCTcatccctcccccctccctgCTCGCAACCCTCATCACCGCCCTCCACGCCCGCCCCCTCCAGCCCCTGCCCCTCACGCTCTTCACCCCAAccctcctcttcagctcctaCCTCAACCTCTCGGGCTACCCCACCGCCAGCGCgggcctcgccgccgcctggtCCGGCCTGTAcgcgctgctggccctgcGCCGGCGCCAGGGGCTGCGGGCGAAGCTGAGCATTCGGGGCGTGGTGCGCGGGACGGCGGTTGGGCTGGGCGCGGCGAATTGCGTGGCGGGCGGGTGGGTGTATATGCATGGGAGCAAGGATCGGGATAGGAAGGCCAGGGAGGAGAGGAATCGGTGGGGACAGTATGATGATAAATGA
- a CDS encoding uncharacterized protein (TransMembrane:1 (o286-309i)), giving the protein MELDILPDSNIPLFSSEIAAPFKSPDLFPTQLPTDESYLVIEGLSLATRRIKTQSPVSESLLSEENARPLFQRRATSQQTTSSMLPKAGTISATGSVISITADPAPEFPLAPMEGRPINFGVVVPGVYRSSYPKADDYAFLKGLKLKTVVTLVKRDEIDHEFESFVGANGIQQIIFNMKGTKKEAIPSSTMSSILDVVLDRRNYPLLVHCNHGKHRTGCVVAAVRKLSGWTLDSVVDEYKTYAQPKIRECDVEYITGFEPGSLTISSLRSFHGESSRFTPVQVRSFMRTVLFTACVAAIWLVSGSRMVIARDSITK; this is encoded by the exons ATGGAACTCGACATTTTGCCCGACAGCAACATCCCACTCTTCTCGTCAGAGATAGCAGCGCCCTTCAAGTCTCCCGATTTATTTCCAACTCAGCTTCCCACAGACGAATCATATCTTGTCATTGAAGGCTTGTCCTTGGCAACGAGAAGGATAAAAACCCAGAGTCCAGTGTCAGAATCGCTACTATCTGAAGAAAACGCTCGCCCTCTTTTCCAGCGTCGTGCCACCAGCCAACAGACGACGTCCTCGATGTTGCCCAAAGCTGGTACCATTTCTG CAACCGGATCAGTCATCTCAATCACCGCAGATCCCGCACCCGAGTTTCCCCTTGCTCCAATGGAGGGCCGACCCATCAACTTCGGTGTAGTTGTCCCTGGCGTTTATCGCAGCAGTTATCCAAAGGCAGACGATTATGCCTTTTTGAAGGgcttgaagttgaagacggTAGT CACACTGGTTAAGAGAGATGAAATCGACCACGAGTTCGAGTCCTTTGTCGGTGCCAACGGTATCCAGcaaatcatcttcaacatgaagggaacaaaaaaggagGCCATTCCTTCAAGCACAATGTCCTCCATCCTCGACGTTGTTCTGGACCGCCGAAATTACCCTCTTCTGGTTCACTGCAACCACGGCAAGCACCGCACCGGCtgcgtcgtcgccgccgtccGCAAGCTGTCTGGCTGGACCCTTGACAGTGTCGTTGACGAATACAAGACCTACGCTCAACCGAAGATCCGGGAATGCGACGTCGAGTACATTACCGGATTTGAACCTGGCTCCCTGACTATCAGCTCACTTCGGTCGTTCCACGGCGAAAGCTCGCGATTCACCCCGGTTCAAGTCCGGTCATTCATGAGGACCGTTTTGTTCACTGCTTGTGTCGCCGCCATCTGGCTAGTGTCTGGCTCTCGGATGGTCATTGCCCGCGACAGCATTACCAAATAG
- a CDS encoding uncharacterized protein (EggNog:ENOG41), with amino-acid sequence MSNNLENELHATEVRQVVAADTGVFEKSVLEPPAEDTQPQAQTKPQDDNAPIDGGTQAWLQVVASFMLYFNHLYALSTTN; translated from the coding sequence ATGTCAAACAATCTCGAAAATGAGCTTCATGCCACTGAGGTACGGCAAGTCGTTGCAGCCGATACGGGCGTTTTCGAAAAGTCGGTTCTAGAGCCTCCAGCGGAAGACACTCAGCCCCAGGCTCAGACAAAACCTCAAGATGACAACGCGCCCATAGATGGCGGGACTCAAGCATGGCTGCAAGTGGTGGCTTCGTTTATGCTCTACTTTAACCACCTGTATGCCTTATCAACCACCAACTAG
- a CDS encoding uncharacterized protein (EggNog:ENOG41~TransMembrane:10 (i18-38o44-70i77-95o107-127i159-180o192-211i223-241o253-274i286-307o313-338i)), with translation MSVGAIIGPLYDAGYCRALLAAGTLLVTLGFMFTSISTTYWQVLLAQGICLGLGTCCLSIPSIAILPMYFKKKRARAMGLATVGSGLGSTLYPIMFQNLRPRVGFGWTVRIMGFLAFVMCCFALLLIRPRTPAKKPAWQENGFSIRWFWDASAMKEKTFLLYSIAIFFNNLSFFNPPYYLESYATSHGMQGSALAAYLLPILNASSLPGRIIPSFIADVVGSLDTYIVVCALSSTSVFYWISVTNEAGNLAFAVLYGFWSGSVVSLGSVVLASITPDMSRLGTRLGMVAILKGIGSLIGPPISGAILRSTGKYIGIQLFSACGIMLTSLLSMVLRLVIARALFKVVRDDDEAYVNANQKTKAAISAQVVEEEGKN, from the coding sequence ATGTCcgttggcgccatcatcggccCCCTCTACGACGCAGGCTACTGCCGCGCCCTGCTCGCCGCCGGCACGCTGCTCGTCACGCTGGGCTTCATGttcaccagcatcagcaccacCTACTGGCAGGTCCTGCTCGCGCAGGGCATCTGCCTCGGCCTGGGCACGTGCTGCCTCTCGATCCCGTCCATTGCCATCTTGCCCATGTACtttaagaagaagagggctaGAGCCATGGGGCTGGCGACTGTCGGCAGCGGGCTTGGGTCGACGCTGTATCCCATCATGTTTCAGAATCTGCGGCCGCGGGTGGGCTTTGGCTGGACGGTGAGGATCATGGggttcttggcctttgtcATGTGTTGTTTTGCGTTACTGCTCATTCGGCCGAGGACGCCTGCGAAGAAGCCGGCGTGGCAGGAGAATGGCTTCTCGATTCGGTGGTTCTGGGACGCCTCGgcgatgaaagaaaagacgTTTTTGCTCtacagcatcgccatctttttCAATAACCTGTCGTTTTTCAACCCGCCGTACTATTTAGAGAGCTACGCCACATCGCACGGCATGCAGGGCTCCGCTCTGGCTGCGTATTTACTGCCCATTCTCAACGCCTCGTCCCTCCCTGGCAGAATCATACCCTCATTCATTGCCGACGTGGTAGGCTCTCTGGATACGTACATTGTCGTGTGCGCCctgagcagcaccagcgtcTTCTACTGGATCAGCGTGACAAACGAGGCTGGCAatcttgcctttgccgtctTGTACGGCTTCTGGTCCGGCAGCGTGGTGTCTCTCGGATCTGTGGTCCTGGCATCCATCACCCCGGACATGAGTCGCTTGGGGACGAGGCTGGGCATGGTGGCTATCCTCAAGGGTATCGGGTCGCTCATCGGTCCGCCGATTTCTGGTGCGATTTTGCGGAGCACGGGCAAGTATATTGGCATTCAGCTCTTTTCGGCGTGTGGCATTATGCTTACTTCTCTGCTTTCTATGGTTCTGCGGTTGGTTATAGCGAGGGCGTTGTTCAAGGTTGTGagggatgatgatgaggcgTATGTAAATGCGAATCAGAAGACAAAGGCGGCTATTTCGGCTCAggttgttgaagaagaagggaaaaacTAG
- a CDS encoding uncharacterized protein (EggNog:ENOG41), whose amino-acid sequence MFNTFKYDPETNSVQELRRASDPISARSSQHQACNNCHAKKLKCSGEKSGCERCIASRLRCEYTRSPSRRGGRRSSGRNSTDSRGGLEPASGETSPGSRSGKSSAHRSSKHSQHGGSSSSRYKSRSGDDGYGDALDRLDPSTLSPDDGFDLRSLSLEGSGGATGSDVYGGGSYYGQQQHGAGGSWQDPSHSQYGGSSYMGASSSNAQDYVDEYYGNYDEYSQYQEQQNDPRYWGHQQ is encoded by the exons ATGTTCAACACCTTCAAGTACGACCCAGAGACCAACAGTGTCCAGGAGCTCAGACGAGCCTCTGACCCCATCTCTGCCCGGTCAAGCCAGCACCAAGCTTGCAACAACTGCCACGCTAAAAAG CTCAAGTGTAGTGGCGAGAAGAGCGGTTGTGAACGCTGCATTGCCAGCCGTCTCCGCTGCGAATATACCCGCTCTCCCTCTCGCAGAGGAGGCAGAAGATCCAGCGGCAGAAATTCCACTGATAGCCGCGGCGGCCTTGAGCCAGCCAGCGGCGAGACCAGCCCTGGCAGCCGATCCGGCAAGTCCTCAGCGCACAGAAGTAGCAAGCATTCTCAGCACGGGgggtccagcagcagcaggtacAAGTCCCGATCAGGAGACGATGGCTACGGCGATGCTCTGGACCGATTGGATCCCTCAACGCTTAGCCCTGATGACGGATTCGACTTGCGTTCCTTGTCACTTgagggcagcggcggcgccaCCGGCTCCGATGTTTACGGAGGCGGCTCTTActacggccagcagcaacacggCGCCGGAGGCAGCTGGCAGGACCCCTCCCACAGCCAATATGGCGGCTCCTCTTACATGGGCGCGTCCAGCTCCAATGCGCAAGACTACGTGGACGAGTACTACGGAAACTATGACGAATACTCGCAGTATCAGGAGCAACAAAACGATCCCCGATATTGGGGACATCAGCAGTGA
- a CDS encoding uncharacterized protein (EggNog:ENOG41), producing the protein MFNFLKRKSTATTMMSRRYHRESEERYYKRKVVRRRERRRSLGGYDDYDSDGYDSHHEDHDHDHDHGSDNRDFYKSRRPGNGHVAKKDKEEEPLGPQMVCFYPPTPTAMPTAMTNAIFNGCRVIPCTTEVPGWKHVLAPPCINGQYLYGPPPPEEPKPFTLTVIDKTEGSRWHRYGETYDIEVSPQARAHDIVSWILSRDEEVKNNQVFVRWTTGTIEEPLEYDVSLDELRKDCRHLIVKEKDHSHGHGHGHGHGHDHDHDHSHSHSHGRGRGRGHSHSHNHGHSHNQGHSHRHRHP; encoded by the coding sequence ATGTTCAACTTTCTCAAGAGAAAGTCAACGGCCACCACAATGATGTCTCGTCGATACCACAGAGAGTCGGAAGAGCGCTACTACAAGCGCAAGGTCGTACGCCGCCGAGAACGACGACGTTCCCTCGGCGGTTACGATGATTACGATAGTGACGGATATGACAGTCACCATGAAGATCATGATCATGATCATGATCACGGGTCTGACAATCGCGACTTTTACAAAAGTCGAAGACCCGGTAACGGACATGTCGccaaaaaggacaaggaggaAGAACCATTAGGGCCACAAATGGTCTGCTTCTACCCTCCTACGCCAACCGCCATGCCAACCGCCATGACAAACGCTATTTTCAATGGCTGCCGGGTGATTCCATGCACCACAGAGGTTCCCGGCTGGAAACATGTGCTTGCTCCTCCATGCATCAACGGCCAATACCTCTATGGTCCGCCTCCGCCTGAAGAACCCAAGCCCTTCACCCTCACGGTAATTGATAAGACTGAGGGTTCAAGATGGCACCGTTATGGAGAGACGTATGATATTGAAGTCTCGCCCCAGGCCCGCGCCCACGATATTGTCTCTTGGATCTTATCCCGCGATGAGGAAGTAAAGAATAACCAAGTGTTTGTGCGATGGACTACCGGAACCATTGAGGAACCTCTGGAGTATGATGTCAGTTTGGATGAGCTGAGGAAAGACTGCCGGCATCTCATTGTCAAGGAAAAAGATCATAGCCATGGGCACGgtcacggccacggccacggtCACGATCATGATCACGATCACAGTCACAGTCACAGTCACGGTCGCGGCCGCGGTCGCGGCCACAGCCACAGTCACAATCACGGCCACAGTCACAACCAGGGCCACAGTCACCGCCATCGTCACCCCTAA
- a CDS encoding uncharacterized protein (EggNog:ENOG41~TransMembrane:1 (o33-52i)) has protein sequence MGISPQITNLMIILGMMQVTKKIPFEDENVLNIVRAVYIGSNLIIAGIYFYIQLQINKKKDMTTLKYVEPAPMGSSEEGKLVTTTICAYDLNQLRQAWRGQLMGVAMMSFMHLYMKYTNPPGHSEHHPRQVRHREQPVQDPCPRPRCLWRPQATLQAGPGLHERHAAGRRLCPER, from the exons ATGGGTATCAGTCCGCAAAT CACCAACCTCATGATCATCCTTGGTATGATGCAAGTCACCAAGAAGATCCcctttgaagatgagaaCGTGCTCAACATTGTTCGCGCCGTCTACATTGGCAGcaacctcatcatcgccggtATTTACTTCTACATCCAGCTCCAgatcaacaagaagaagg ACATGACCACCCTCAAGTACGTTGAGCCCGCACCGATGGGCTCTTCCGAAGAGGGCAAGCTCGTCACCACCACGATCTGCGCCTACGACCTTAACCAGCTTCGCCAGGCCTGGCGTGGCCAGCTGATGGGTGTCGCCATGATGTCCTTCATGCACCTCTACATGAAGTACACCAACCCCCCTGGTCATTCAGAGCATCATCCCCGTCAAGTCCGTCATCGAGAGCAACCTGTTCAAGATCCATGTCCTCGGCCACGCTGCCTCTGGCGACCTCAAGCGACCCTTCAAGCAGGCCCAGGGCTTCATGAGCGCCATGCAGCAGGGAGGCGGCTCTGTCCAGAGCGATAA
- a CDS encoding uncharacterized protein (BUSCO:EOG092D3HE2), which translates to MERPVTPPAASDGQRAASSQTPEMVRRIGESRLRAKAIREQREAEQRAAGTAVALPKSAAGFIPTENVHVSKLANGKRPYNDISTGDIAEGNNRDGRNMGDEAALKPARKFTKFVDYNMSSMTDTKGGFLSMEDDPNNYALGAQRPGQPDEQRPKGMTIQEWEKQKTIQNLKRLKAGPFEPGISVLDDQKARKKCRECNSLEIDFVWEEVFHICVCNNCKDKYPEKYSLLTKTECKEDYLLTDPELRDPELLPHLNKPNPHKSHWHDMMLFLRFQVEEYALGTKWGSAEALDAEYERRETQKKARKEAKFKEKLLDLKRKTRTEAFRRQAGALGNKNGAPSKFGDAVGGGGRHVHEWGRTVENEEGMTVKTCVTCGMEVEELEF; encoded by the exons ATGGAGCGTCCAGTCACGCCCCCGGCTGCCTCGGACGGACAGAGAGCTGCTTCGTCGCAGACCCCAGAAATGGTCAGACGCATT GGAGAGAGTCGGCTTCGTGCCAAAGCCATCCGCGAACAACGGGAGGCCGAACAGAGAGCCGCAGGAACGGCAGTAGCGCTACCCAAATCGGCGGCTGGATTCATACCTACGGAAAATGTTCACGTTTCGAAGCTTGCGAATGGAAAGCGACCGTACAACGACATTTCAACTGGCGATATTGCTGAAGGCAACAACCGCGATGGCCGCAACATGGGGGACGAGGCGGCTTTGAAACCGGCGCGCAAGTTCACCAAATTCGTAGACTACAACATGAGCTCGATGACAGACACAAAAGGCGGCTTTCTTTCCATGGAAGACGATCCCAACAACTATGCGCTGGGCGCTCAGAGGCCAGGGCAGCCAGATGAACAGAGACCAAAGGGAATGACTATCCAGGAAtgggagaagcaaaagaccATACAAAACCTAAAGAGACTAAAAGCAGGGCCTTTTGAGCCTGGCATTAGCGTTTTGGATGACCAAAAGGCGAGAAAAAAGTGCAGAGAGTGCAACAGCCTGGAAATAGACTTTGTATGGGAAGAAGTTTTCCATATCTGCGTGTGCAACAACTGCAAGGATAAATACCCTGAAAAGTACTCTCTATTAACAAAGACGGAGTGCAAAGAAGATTATCTTTTGACAGATC CTGAGCTGCGAGATCCCGAGCTGCTTCCTCATCTGAACAAGCCAAACCCGCACAAATCTCACTGGCACGACATGATGCTCTTTCTGCGTTTTCAGGTGGAGGAATACGCCCTCGGTACGAAATGGGGCTCGGCAGAGGCACTGGACGCGGAATATGAAAGGCGCGAGACACAAAAGAAGGCGCGCAAAGAAGCCAAGTTCAAGGAGAAACTACTGGACTTGAAGCGGAAGACGAGAACAGAAGCATTTCGACGACAAGCAGGGGCGCTGGGCAACAAAAATGGGGCACCGAGCAAATTTGGCGATGCCgtgggaggaggcggccGTCATGTGCATGAATGGGGACGGACGGTCGAGAACGAAGAGGGGATGACGGTCAAGACTTGTGTAACGTGCGGAATGGAGGTGGAGGAACTGGAATTCTGA
- a CDS encoding uncharacterized protein (EggNog:ENOG41~TransMembrane:7 (o18-38i50-75o95-116i128-150o176-198i210-233o253-275i)): MGLGAIDNFGAVANRVNWSLAAVACLIVGIRLVCRATFSRGTFGRLGLDDLITFICLVILIISCAFASIGINYGLGQHEDTLDEWNLKEAIKWNVIINAVLIWSFSLPKFAIVAILKRILDYGTKTTILFWGLALTSQACFLATSVWWFAQCTPVAYQWDKSIEGTCASTSTLTKLAFATSAFSAFLDLFFALYPVPFIMRLNMPLRNRIAVCFAFGLSALACAVSVYKLAIFEEFFDMMAKDRTYSVPYLDIFGVAEGALLIIGASLPTLGPLFRVIKCKVTTYASNHSASHPSGDRSQSNPGGHSTSWLHKRGHREFDDEENISTTGMHSSVDDIPLVSTARPVARYREDPFKDGMSIDKPEGY; encoded by the exons ATGGGATTGGGGGCGATTGATAACTtcggcgccgtggccaaTCGAGTTAACTGGTCGCTAGCTGCCGTCGCTTGTT TAATCGTTGGAATTCGCCTCGTCTGTCGAGCAACTTTCTCTCGCGGCACATTTGGccgcctcggcctcgatGACCTGATCACCTTTATCTGTCTCGttatcctcatcatcagctgTGCTTTCGCCAGCATTGGCATCAACTACGGCCTGGGGCAGCATGAAGATACGCTCGACGAGTGGAATCTAAAAGAAGCTATTAAATGGaatgtcatcatcaacgccgtcCTCATCTggtccttttctcttcccaaGTTCGCAATCGTCGCCATCCTCAAACGCATTCTCGATTATGGAACCAAGACGACCATTTTGTTCTGGGGACTGGCCCTCACTAGCCAGGCCTGCTTTCTTGCCACGTCGGTGTGGTGGTTTGCTCAGTGCACTCCCGTGGCCTACCAATGGGACAAATCTATCGAGGGAACATGTGCGTCTACGAGCACTTTGACAAAGCTGGCTTTCGCGACATCGGCCTTTTCCGCCTTCCTCGATCTCTTTTTCGCGCTATATCCCGTTCCATTTATCATGAGGCTCAATATGCCTCTACGAAATCGAATCGCTGTATGCTTTGCCTTTGGACTCAGCGCCCTGGCATGTGCTGTGTCGGTCTACAAACTTGCCATTTTCGAGGAATTCTTTGACATGATGGCCAAGGACCGAACAT ATTCAGTTCCCTATCTTGATATATTTGGTGTTGCCGAGGGAGCCTtgctcatcatcggcgcaTCACTACCCACATTGGGTCCTCTCTTCCGAGTCATCAAATGTAAAGTCACGACGTATGCAAGCAACCATAGTGCGTCCCATCCTTCAGGCGATCGCAGCCAGAGCAATCCTGGAGGCCACAGCACCAGCTGGCTGCACAAGCGGGGCCACCGCGAAttcgacgacgaggagaatATCTCGACAACAGGGATGCACTCCAGCGTGGATGACATCCCCCTCGTGTCCACAGCGAGGCCAGTCGCGAGATATCGTGAAGATCCCTTCAAGGATGGAATGTCCATCGATAAACCGGAGGGGTACTAG